The Pseudophaeobacter arcticus DSM 23566 genome includes a region encoding these proteins:
- a CDS encoding LysR substrate-binding domain-containing protein codes for MQHPRRFLPSISALRALEALDRLGSASAAAEELCLTQGAVSRQLQALEAQLGVSLVRRDRKKLHLSPEAQTYAREIRDALDKITQSTLRVQTAPLTGTLNLAILPAFGMRWLMPRLPEFARRHPDITINMTTRLQEFSFGSEPIDAAIHFGNAIWPGTESLLLKSEQLLPVCSPELVANGRFIPPQQILEMPLLHIQTRPTAWLDWFELQGVTASPEDLGGTMYDQFSTITQAAQHGLGVALMPDYLVEQDIATGRLTALQPQATEASGAYYLVWPKSKARDPALTKFRHWLEGQAQPEDPLPR; via the coding sequence ATGCAACATCCTCGACGATTCCTCCCCTCAATCTCGGCGCTGCGCGCCCTTGAAGCCTTGGACCGGCTTGGCAGCGCCTCTGCTGCGGCAGAAGAGCTGTGCCTGACCCAGGGCGCAGTGAGCCGCCAGTTACAAGCGCTTGAGGCGCAGCTTGGGGTCTCGCTTGTGCGGCGCGATCGCAAGAAACTGCACCTGTCACCAGAGGCGCAAACCTATGCGCGCGAAATCCGCGACGCGCTGGACAAGATCACCCAATCCACCCTGCGAGTGCAGACCGCGCCACTGACGGGAACCCTGAACCTGGCGATCCTGCCGGCCTTTGGTATGCGTTGGCTGATGCCCCGCTTGCCGGAATTTGCCCGTCGCCACCCTGATATTACCATCAATATGACCACACGGTTGCAGGAATTCAGCTTTGGCAGCGAACCCATTGATGCGGCAATACATTTTGGCAATGCCATATGGCCCGGAACGGAATCCCTCTTGTTGAAAAGCGAGCAGCTTTTGCCGGTTTGTAGCCCTGAGCTGGTGGCCAATGGCAGGTTTATCCCGCCGCAGCAGATCCTGGAGATGCCGCTTTTGCATATTCAAACCCGCCCCACGGCCTGGCTGGATTGGTTTGAACTGCAGGGGGTCACCGCCAGCCCCGAGGATCTGGGCGGCACGATGTATGATCAATTCTCAACCATTACACAGGCAGCCCAGCATGGCCTGGGGGTGGCCTTGATGCCAGATTATCTGGTGGAACAGGATATCGCCACCGGGCGACTGACCGCGCTGCAGCCGCAGGCAACCGAAGCCTCCGGCGCCTATTACCTTGTCTGGCCCAAAAGCAAAGCGCGTGATCCGGCGCTGACCAAGTTCCGGCACTGGCTGGAGGGACAGGCCCAGCCCGAAGACCCGCTGCCACGATAG